From a single Fusobacterium pseudoperiodonticum genomic region:
- a CDS encoding ComEC/Rec2 family competence protein, which produces MKKLFLLTFLAIILMLRIATGVRITEIFQKEVYRMSFNLVDGKVKDLKINNKYPLKNIYGKLGYKEDGKYKGYFLVKSIKEYKDIYFIELEDIKSEKIENNFLENYLQVLFNRAEEGYLYETKNLNRAILLGDNSRIKKSLQEKIRYIGLSHVFAMSGLHIGLVIAIFYFILRRIIKNKIVLEVSLILLLSLYYFSIKESPSFTRAYIMALVYLLGKLVYEKIDLAKSLIISAYLSILIKPTVVFSLSFQLSYGAMIAIIYIFPYIRKINYKKIKVLDYFLFTTTIQIFLIPITVYYFNTIQFLSLISNLILLPLASFYISISYISLFLENFYLSFLLKPIIKISYNFLIYLIDFFSKFSYLSVEYENQKLIYIYSLVIILILINKSKK; this is translated from the coding sequence ATGAAAAAATTATTCTTACTGACATTTCTAGCAATAATTTTAATGTTAAGAATTGCAACAGGAGTTAGAATAACAGAGATTTTTCAAAAAGAAGTATATAGAATGAGTTTTAATTTAGTAGATGGTAAAGTTAAGGATCTAAAAATTAATAATAAATATCCTTTGAAAAATATATATGGAAAACTAGGTTATAAGGAAGATGGAAAATATAAAGGGTATTTTTTAGTGAAATCTATTAAGGAATATAAAGATATTTATTTTATTGAGCTTGAAGATATTAAATCTGAAAAGATAGAGAATAATTTTTTAGAAAATTATCTTCAAGTTCTATTTAATAGAGCTGAAGAAGGATATTTATATGAAACAAAAAATCTGAATAGAGCTATATTGTTAGGCGATAATAGCAGGATTAAAAAGAGTTTACAAGAAAAGATAAGATATATAGGTTTATCACATGTCTTTGCTATGTCAGGCTTACATATAGGCTTGGTCATAGCTATTTTTTATTTTATCTTAAGAAGAATAATAAAGAATAAAATTGTACTTGAAGTGTCACTTATACTTTTACTTAGTCTATATTACTTTTCAATAAAAGAAAGTCCATCATTTACAAGAGCTTATATAATGGCTTTGGTATATTTGCTAGGGAAATTAGTCTATGAGAAGATAGATTTAGCTAAAAGCCTTATTATAAGTGCTTATTTATCCATTTTAATTAAGCCTACAGTAGTATTCTCCCTTTCTTTTCAGCTATCTTATGGAGCCATGATAGCCATTATATATATTTTTCCTTATATTAGAAAAATAAACTATAAAAAAATAAAAGTTTTAGATTACTTTTTGTTTACAACTACTATTCAAATATTTTTAATCCCTATAACAGTTTATTACTTTAATACAATACAATTTTTATCATTGATATCAAACTTAATACTTTTGCCTTTAGCAAGTTTCTATATATCAATTAGCTACATATCTTTATTCTTAGAAAATTTCTATTTATCATTTTTATTAAAACCTATCATTAAAATTTCATATAATTTTTTAATTTATCTTATAGATTTTTTCTCTAAATTTAGTTATTTATCTGTAGAATATGAAAATCAAAAATTGATATATATTTATTCTTTAGTTATAATTCTTATATTAATTAATAAAAGTAAAAAATAG